In a single window of the Flavivirga spongiicola genome:
- a CDS encoding NADP-dependent isocitrate dehydrogenase codes for MSKIIYTKTDEAPALATRSFLPIVKAFIKSSGINIETKDISLAARILAIFPDFLSEDQRVSDDLAFLGELAKKPEANIIKLPNISASIPQLKGAIEELQSLGFGIPNYPDKPENDSEKDIKSRYDKIKGSAVNPVLREGNSDRRAPKAVKNYAKKNPHSMGVWSSDSKTHVATMQSGDFAHNEKSVTLPEATSVKIEHTDNNGTTTILKDSFSLLKGEIIDATVMSKNALVTFLDEQVADARKNNLLFSLHMKGTMMKVSDPIIFGHAVKSYYKDVFEKHGDIIKKLGVNVNSGVSNLLNRIEELPDVKRKEIEADIDAVYKNGPAIAMVNSDKGITNLHVPSDVIIDASMPAMIRTSGQMWNADGKLQDTKAVIPDSSYAGVYAATIDFCKKHGAFDPTTMGTVPNVGLMAQKAEEYGSHDKTFEIGSEGIIRVIDTSGNVLLEHTVEEGDIWRMCQVKDAPIQDWVKLAVTRARASQTPAVFWLDANRAHDAQLIEKVNTYLKDHDTNGLDLRILSPVDATIFTCERLKEGKDTISVSGNVLRDYLTDLFPILEVGTSAKMLSIVPLMNGGGLFETGAGGSAPKHVQQLLEENHLRWDSLGEFLALAVSLEHFSEVNNNAKAKILGETLDDATEKLLENKKGPSRKAGELDNRGSHFYLAMYWAQELAHQTKDEALQVEFTPIAKQLADNATAIVKELNDIQGRPTDIGGYYEPNEALINQVMRPSKTLNSILQ; via the coding sequence ATGTCTAAAATTATTTATACAAAAACAGATGAAGCTCCAGCTTTAGCAACACGTTCATTCTTACCTATTGTTAAAGCATTTATTAAATCTTCAGGAATCAATATTGAAACTAAAGACATTTCATTAGCAGCTAGAATTTTAGCCATTTTTCCTGACTTTTTAAGTGAAGACCAACGTGTTTCTGACGACCTTGCATTTCTTGGCGAATTGGCTAAAAAACCAGAAGCAAATATTATAAAATTACCTAATATTAGTGCGTCTATCCCACAGTTAAAAGGTGCCATAGAAGAATTGCAATCACTAGGTTTTGGTATTCCTAATTATCCGGATAAACCAGAAAACGATTCTGAAAAAGATATAAAATCTCGTTACGATAAAATTAAAGGTAGCGCTGTAAACCCTGTACTTCGTGAAGGAAACTCAGATAGACGTGCTCCAAAAGCTGTAAAGAATTATGCAAAAAAGAATCCGCATTCGATGGGTGTATGGTCTAGTGATTCTAAAACGCATGTTGCAACTATGCAATCTGGAGATTTTGCTCATAACGAAAAATCGGTAACCTTACCAGAAGCTACAAGTGTAAAAATAGAGCATACAGACAATAATGGAACTACAACTATTTTAAAAGATAGTTTTTCTTTATTAAAAGGGGAAATCATTGATGCAACAGTTATGAGTAAAAATGCACTTGTCACATTTTTAGATGAACAAGTGGCAGATGCTAGAAAGAATAATTTGCTCTTTTCTTTACATATGAAAGGAACTATGATGAAGGTTAGTGATCCTATTATATTTGGTCATGCCGTAAAGTCATACTATAAGGATGTGTTTGAAAAGCATGGTGACATTATAAAAAAATTAGGAGTTAATGTAAATTCAGGTGTTAGTAATCTCTTAAATAGAATTGAAGAACTTCCAGATGTTAAACGCAAAGAAATTGAAGCTGATATTGATGCTGTTTACAAAAATGGACCTGCCATTGCTATGGTAAATAGTGATAAAGGCATTACAAACCTACACGTACCAAGTGATGTTATTATTGACGCCTCTATGCCTGCAATGATTCGCACATCTGGTCAAATGTGGAATGCCGATGGTAAACTTCAAGATACTAAAGCTGTTATTCCTGACAGTAGTTATGCTGGAGTTTATGCAGCAACTATAGATTTTTGTAAAAAACATGGTGCTTTTGATCCAACTACAATGGGAACGGTTCCTAATGTTGGGCTTATGGCTCAAAAAGCTGAAGAGTATGGGTCTCACGATAAAACTTTTGAAATAGGATCAGAAGGAATCATTCGTGTTATTGATACCTCAGGAAATGTATTATTAGAGCATACTGTAGAAGAAGGTGACATCTGGAGAATGTGTCAAGTTAAAGACGCTCCTATCCAAGATTGGGTTAAATTAGCTGTAACTCGAGCAAGAGCTTCGCAAACACCAGCAGTTTTTTGGTTGGATGCAAACAGAGCTCATGATGCCCAATTAATAGAAAAAGTGAATACATATTTAAAAGATCACGATACTAACGGATTAGATTTAAGAATCTTATCTCCTGTTGATGCTACGATCTTTACTTGTGAAAGACTTAAAGAAGGAAAGGATACCATTTCTGTATCTGGTAATGTATTACGCGATTATTTAACAGATTTATTCCCAATATTAGAAGTAGGTACAAGCGCTAAAATGTTATCAATAGTTCCATTGATGAATGGCGGTGGTTTATTTGAAACCGGTGCTGGTGGTTCTGCACCAAAACATGTACAACAGTTATTAGAAGAAAACCATTTACGTTGGGATTCTTTAGGTGAATTTTTAGCTTTAGCTGTGTCTCTAGAACATTTTAGTGAAGTTAATAATAACGCAAAAGCAAAAATTCTAGGAGAAACTTTAGATGATGCTACCGAAAAATTATTAGAAAACAAAAAAGGACCTTCTAGAAAAGCTGGTGAATTAGATAATAGAGGCAGTCACTTTTACTTAGCTATGTATTGGGCACAAGAATTAGCACACCAAACAAAGGATGAAGCTTTACAAGTAGAATTTACCCCTATTGCAAAACAATTAGCAGATAATGCAACTGCAATTGTAAAAGAGCTGAACGATATACAAGGTCGTCCAACAGATATAGGTGGATATTATGAACCTAATGAGGCGCTTATTAATCAAGTCATGAGACCAAGTAAAACATTAAATTCTATTTTACAATAG
- a CDS encoding TonB-dependent receptor, with the protein MKHPLLWFIFTLCFNFLSIEAQQKFTLSGTISEERSNETLIGVSIIFPEIQAGTTTNEYGFYSITLPEGKYKIIISYLGFTTKSEIIVFSENITKNFSLTESSENLDEVVITENIEKLNIKTPQMSVNKLTSSTIKEIPVVLGEADIIKAITLLPGVTNAGEGSSGFNVRGGSADQNLILLDEATIYNSSHLFGFFSVFNPDAIKDLRLYKGGIPARYGGRVSSVLDIYQKEGNSKEFHMNGGIGIVSSRLLVEGPIKKEKGSFLFGGRSSYAHLFLPLFDIDNIAYFYDLNTKLSYKLNNRNNIYLSGYFGRDVFRIEDTFENVYGNSVLNFRWNHLLSDKLFSNLSLIYSDYYYDLKLSFVEFDWVSGIQNFNLKYDFKHYISDRIKLQYGLNSIYYKFNPGDIKPTVESSGINPFKLIDKYAFENAIYLDAEHKLSDKLALSYGLRLSSFHRLGQDELNVYENGQAVVFNEDFQIYEKASPIGTETFKRSDVIKSFFNLEPRTSLAYQLNSENSIKLSYNRMSQYLHLLSNTNSPTPLDIWTPSGKYIKPQLLDQYAIGYFKNFNDNNYSLELESFYKTVKNRIDYINGADLIANNAIEQVILNGRSRAYGLEVLLRKNEGRFKGWLAYTLSKSEQQTPGRTETELGINNGDWYKTPFDKTHDISFTGSYNWNSKWKINANFLFQTGQPTTFPNGQYVFNGITIPNYNGRNSDRLSSYNRLDVSLNYTPKPKKTKGWQSYWVFGIYNLYNRRNAASISFGQNTITGLNEATRLAIFGIVPSVSYNFKL; encoded by the coding sequence ATGAAACACCCGTTATTATGGTTTATTTTCACGTTATGTTTTAATTTTCTATCAATAGAAGCTCAACAAAAGTTTACGTTGAGTGGCACTATCTCAGAAGAAAGAAGTAACGAAACCCTAATTGGTGTTAGTATCATTTTTCCGGAAATTCAAGCAGGAACGACGACCAATGAATATGGGTTTTATTCTATTACATTACCGGAAGGCAAATATAAGATCATAATTAGTTACTTAGGTTTTACAACAAAGTCTGAAATCATTGTTTTCTCAGAAAATATTACCAAAAATTTCAGCTTAACAGAGTCATCTGAAAACTTAGATGAAGTAGTCATTACTGAGAATATTGAAAAACTCAATATTAAAACACCCCAGATGAGTGTTAATAAACTAACATCTAGTACAATAAAAGAAATCCCCGTAGTTCTTGGAGAAGCTGATATTATTAAAGCCATTACTTTGCTTCCAGGTGTTACCAATGCTGGTGAAGGGTCTTCAGGATTTAATGTTAGGGGCGGTTCTGCAGATCAAAATTTAATACTTTTAGATGAGGCAACCATTTATAATTCATCACATTTATTTGGTTTCTTTTCTGTTTTCAATCCAGATGCTATCAAAGATCTTCGGCTATATAAAGGTGGGATTCCAGCTCGTTATGGAGGTAGAGTTTCGTCCGTATTAGATATTTATCAAAAAGAAGGAAATAGTAAAGAATTCCATATGAACGGTGGTATCGGTATTGTCTCTAGCAGATTACTCGTCGAAGGTCCCATAAAAAAAGAAAAAGGATCTTTTCTCTTTGGTGGCAGATCAAGTTATGCCCATTTGTTCTTACCTCTTTTTGACATTGATAATATTGCGTATTTCTACGATTTAAACACCAAATTAAGCTACAAATTAAATAATAGAAATAACATTTACTTATCTGGGTATTTTGGACGGGATGTTTTTAGAATTGAAGATACGTTTGAAAATGTTTATGGGAATTCTGTTTTAAACTTTAGATGGAATCATTTACTTTCAGATAAACTCTTCTCTAATTTATCATTAATTTATTCTGACTATTACTATGATTTAAAATTAAGCTTTGTAGAGTTTGATTGGGTTTCTGGTATTCAGAATTTTAATTTAAAATACGACTTCAAGCATTATATTAGCGATAGAATTAAGCTACAATATGGGTTAAATAGTATTTATTATAAATTTAATCCAGGTGATATAAAACCAACTGTAGAATCCTCAGGTATTAACCCATTTAAATTAATTGATAAATATGCTTTTGAAAATGCTATTTACTTAGACGCAGAACATAAACTGTCGGACAAATTAGCTTTATCTTATGGTTTACGACTAAGCTCTTTTCATCGTCTGGGCCAAGATGAACTTAATGTTTATGAAAATGGTCAAGCTGTTGTATTTAACGAAGATTTTCAAATTTATGAAAAAGCATCCCCTATAGGAACAGAAACATTTAAAAGAAGCGACGTTATTAAAAGCTTTTTTAATTTAGAGCCTAGAACTTCTCTAGCATATCAATTAAATTCTGAAAATTCTATAAAATTAAGTTATAATAGAATGAGTCAATATTTACACTTATTGTCAAATACCAACTCACCTACTCCTTTGGATATTTGGACGCCAAGCGGTAAGTATATAAAACCACAATTACTAGATCAATATGCTATCGGATACTTTAAAAACTTTAATGATAATAACTATTCTTTAGAGTTGGAAAGCTTTTACAAGACTGTAAAAAATAGGATAGATTATATAAATGGTGCTGATTTAATTGCTAATAATGCCATTGAACAAGTGATACTAAATGGAAGATCAAGAGCTTATGGTTTAGAGGTTTTGCTTCGTAAAAATGAAGGTCGGTTTAAAGGATGGCTGGCATATACCTTATCAAAATCTGAACAACAAACACCAGGAAGAACTGAAACCGAATTAGGGATTAATAATGGTGATTGGTACAAAACACCTTTTGATAAAACTCATGATATTTCATTCACTGGAAGTTATAATTGGAATAGCAAATGGAAAATTAATGCTAACTTTTTATTCCAAACCGGACAACCAACAACATTTCCAAATGGACAATATGTATTCAATGGTATAACCATCCCCAATTATAATGGTAGAAATTCAGATAGATTATCATCTTATAATAGACTAGATGTGTCTCTTAATTACACACCAAAACCTAAAAAAACTAAAGGTTGGCAAAGTTATTGGGTATTCGGTATATACAATTTATACAATCGTAGAAACGCGGCCTCTATATCCTTTGGTCAAAATACAATTACGGGATTAAATGAAGCTACTCGATTGGCTATTTTCGGAATCGTACCATCGGTATCTTATAATTTTAAACTTTAA
- a CDS encoding DUF4249 domain-containing protein → MKKLKYILVFFLLPITSCEDVIEVDLNNAEPRLVIDASLNWLIGTDGKNQSIQLSLTAPFFNETIPPATGATVTVTDSNNNIFNFIELENTGKYINNNFIPVLNSVYNLTILYNNETYTANETLTPIVPIEFVEQKNDGGFAGDEIEIKAFYNDPANIENFYLFEFLIVKNNSIYLEVYDDKFTDGNQIFAFFSDESLEAGDELIIKSSGISERNFEFMNILLQQTDDESGDPFETQPATVRGNCINKTSPNNYPLGYFRVSETSIFTYIID, encoded by the coding sequence ATGAAAAAATTAAAATATATATTAGTATTTTTTCTGCTTCCAATAACATCCTGTGAAGATGTTATTGAAGTAGATTTAAATAACGCCGAACCAAGATTAGTTATTGATGCCTCTTTAAATTGGCTTATTGGAACCGATGGAAAAAATCAATCAATCCAACTAAGCTTAACAGCTCCTTTTTTTAACGAAACGATTCCTCCTGCAACTGGAGCAACTGTAACCGTTACAGATTCAAATAACAATATTTTTAACTTTATTGAATTAGAAAATACGGGCAAATACATAAATAATAATTTTATACCTGTACTTAATAGCGTTTACAACCTCACAATACTTTATAATAACGAAACATACACTGCAAACGAAACTTTAACACCAATAGTTCCAATTGAGTTTGTAGAACAAAAAAACGATGGCGGCTTTGCTGGTGATGAAATCGAAATAAAAGCATTTTACAACGACCCGGCTAATATTGAAAACTTTTATTTATTTGAATTTTTAATTGTTAAAAACAACTCCATATACCTAGAAGTTTATGACGATAAGTTTACTGACGGCAACCAAATTTTCGCATTCTTTTCAGACGAAAGCCTTGAAGCAGGTGATGAGTTAATAATTAAAAGTTCTGGAATTTCTGAGCGCAATTTCGAATTTATGAATATTTTATTACAACAAACTGATGATGAGTCTGGTGATCCGTTCGAAACCCAACCAGCAACTGTAAGAGGGAATTGTATAAATAAAACAAGCCCAAACAACTATCCTTTAGGTTATTTTAGAGTTTCAGAAACCTCTATTTTCACTTATATTATTGATTAA
- a CDS encoding efflux RND transporter periplasmic adaptor subunit, translating into MNTKKFVYIISIIILLIITYSYFNSNSDEDVSLAYKVVKGTFLNEIFISGEAQSTSSKKINGPSNARRFNVYQIKIQDLVAEGTIVKKGDYIGKLDASEVNGKINEAQLNLEKAQSRYTQQQLDTTLTLKQERNTIKDLLFNIEEDKLELERSAYESPATVRSLEIKIQKIERDLKEKKADYSIKKRQANAKMIEVGTEVSKIKKRIEDLLELQKEFTIYSDDEGMVTYVKEWNGTKKKVGATISPWEPAIASLPDLTKMESKTYSNEVDIRKIKKGLTAKIGFDAFPDIELDGVVTNVANVGETKAGSDIKLFQVLIKLNETNKNIRPGMTTSNKILIDQQDDVLMIPLEAVFSQDSISYVYAKSGLSINKKQVELGDSNNEVAIIIKGLKENDIVYLNKPDGLDEKSITLLN; encoded by the coding sequence ATGAATACAAAAAAGTTTGTATATATAATAAGTATAATCATCTTATTAATTATTACTTATTCATATTTTAACTCCAATAGTGACGAAGATGTTTCACTAGCCTACAAAGTAGTCAAAGGCACATTCTTAAATGAAATTTTTATTTCTGGAGAAGCACAATCTACAAGTTCAAAAAAAATTAATGGCCCAAGTAATGCAAGAAGGTTTAATGTTTATCAAATAAAAATACAAGATTTAGTAGCTGAGGGTACTATTGTAAAAAAGGGAGATTATATTGGTAAACTTGATGCTTCAGAAGTTAATGGAAAGATTAATGAAGCTCAATTGAATTTAGAAAAAGCCCAATCAAGATATACGCAACAACAGCTTGATACCACACTAACCTTAAAACAAGAACGCAATACCATAAAAGATTTATTGTTCAATATTGAAGAAGATAAACTGGAATTGGAACGTTCCGCATACGAATCACCGGCCACTGTTAGATCATTAGAAATTAAAATACAAAAAATCGAACGTGATTTAAAGGAAAAAAAGGCAGATTATTCAATAAAAAAAAGGCAAGCAAATGCCAAAATGATTGAGGTAGGTACTGAAGTCTCAAAAATTAAAAAAAGAATAGAAGATTTATTAGAATTACAAAAAGAGTTCACCATCTATTCTGATGATGAAGGCATGGTAACATATGTAAAAGAATGGAACGGTACTAAAAAGAAAGTAGGAGCTACTATATCGCCTTGGGAGCCTGCTATTGCAAGCTTACCAGATTTAACAAAAATGGAGTCGAAAACCTACAGTAATGAGGTTGATATTAGAAAGATAAAAAAGGGATTGACTGCAAAAATAGGTTTTGATGCTTTTCCTGATATAGAACTAGATGGTGTTGTCACAAATGTGGCTAATGTAGGTGAGACTAAAGCAGGCTCCGACATTAAACTGTTTCAGGTTTTAATAAAACTAAATGAAACGAACAAAAACATCCGACCAGGAATGACCACATCAAACAAAATACTAATAGATCAACAAGATGATGTTTTAATGATTCCTTTAGAAGCTGTTTTTTCTCAGGATTCGATTAGTTATGTGTATGCAAAATCAGGGTTATCAATCAATAAAAAACAAGTAGAACTAGGAGATTCTAATAATGAAGTTGCTATTATTATTAAAGGCTTAAAAGAAAACGACATTGTTTATTTAAATAAACCTGATGGCTTGGATGAAAAAAGTATAACACTGTTAAACTAA
- a CDS encoding ABC transporter permease, which translates to MIDKILLEKLKSNFNEAFWFIKTNKVRTFLTALGIIFGVASVITMLAIGNGAEKEILAQLELVGVNNIVVTPILDEENEGANENDENSNKAESKRFSKGLDMLDAMSAQKNIPSVNLVSPEIILNTYVINNGKQNSVKLVGISPAFFESSNINLESGKSFSDYQIKNALPVCIVGKKFEKKLFTGESALGKQIKVKDVWLQVIGVIEEKLISDKAQENLGIRDLNEDVYIPINTFLVRYKDRKIISDKISVQNRNQNGPKKRIPRGNYHQIDKLTVQVSNSNELKATAEVLSKMLKRRHNDVLDFEITIPIQLLKQQQKTKQIFNIVLIIIAGISLLIGGIGIMNIMLASVLERTKEIGIIRAIGATEEDVVLQFLSESVLISVGGGVIGIIVGVIGAYIIEIVSGIETVLSITSIMLSFFIAVIVGLIFGIFPAKAAANKRPIEALRSE; encoded by the coding sequence ATGATAGACAAAATACTTTTAGAAAAATTAAAATCCAATTTTAATGAAGCATTTTGGTTTATCAAAACCAACAAGGTCAGAACATTTTTAACTGCTCTAGGAATTATTTTTGGAGTAGCCTCCGTAATTACTATGCTTGCCATAGGGAATGGTGCAGAAAAGGAAATATTAGCGCAGCTGGAATTAGTAGGCGTAAATAACATTGTTGTTACACCTATACTAGATGAAGAAAATGAAGGCGCTAACGAAAATGACGAAAATAGTAATAAAGCAGAATCAAAACGTTTTTCTAAAGGCCTCGACATGTTAGATGCTATGAGTGCTCAAAAAAATATTCCTAGTGTAAATCTTGTTAGCCCCGAAATAATTTTAAATACTTATGTCATAAATAATGGCAAACAAAACTCTGTTAAACTTGTTGGTATTTCTCCTGCCTTTTTTGAATCTTCAAATATAAACTTAGAAAGTGGTAAGAGTTTTTCAGACTACCAAATTAAGAACGCATTACCTGTTTGTATTGTAGGTAAAAAATTTGAGAAAAAATTATTTACTGGTGAAAGTGCATTAGGTAAACAAATTAAAGTTAAAGATGTTTGGTTACAGGTAATAGGAGTTATTGAAGAAAAATTAATCTCAGATAAAGCACAAGAAAATTTAGGCATCAGAGACTTAAATGAAGATGTTTACATACCGATAAACACATTCTTAGTACGTTATAAAGACCGAAAAATAATTAGTGATAAAATAAGTGTCCAAAATAGAAATCAAAATGGTCCAAAAAAGAGAATCCCAAGAGGTAATTATCATCAAATAGATAAATTAACCGTTCAAGTTTCAAATTCAAACGAATTAAAAGCAACAGCAGAAGTTTTAAGTAAAATGCTTAAGCGCAGACATAATGATGTGTTAGATTTCGAAATAACCATTCCTATTCAACTTTTAAAGCAGCAACAAAAAACAAAACAAATTTTCAATATAGTATTAATTATTATTGCTGGTATATCATTACTAATAGGAGGTATTGGCATTATGAATATCATGCTAGCTTCCGTATTAGAAAGAACAAAAGAAATAGGAATAATACGTGCTATTGGCGCTACTGAAGAAGATGTTGTTTTACAATTTTTATCTGAATCTGTTCTCATTAGCGTTGGTGGTGGTGTTATTGGAATTATTGTAGGAGTCATAGGAGCTTATATTATTGAAATAGTTTCTGGGATAGAAACAGTTCTATCAATAACCTCAATCATGCTTTCATTCTTTATAGCAGTAATTGTGGGACTAATTTTTGGAATATTTCCAGCCAAAGCAGCTGCAAATAAAAGACCTATAGAAGCCTTAAGATCTGAATAA
- a CDS encoding TolC family protein, which yields MKKIIPILIVVFPLFIFSQSKKITLSEAIEIAHKKSPDYKTNLNRNQSNYWRFRNYKARFLPELTLEATLPEYRNSVRRITNDAGQDVFVNQNQLLIEGGLSISQSVPYTGGTLSINTNLERVELFGLNDNIGYSIIPFSVNYFQNSILYNPFKWDKRIEPLIYEESKRDFVENMEQISVNTSRRYFGLLKAQMQLEIAKINLSNQDTLYQIAKGRFKMGKIAENELLQMELALLNSKNNVTTNTVEFKRTSQNLARYLELGTEDLELDVPKDLPLFEVEIDKAINEAQANRKAVIEFRRKRLEAEKELAFQKGNNRLKLGIRANFGISQNGDDFNNLFNNFNKQQNISVSVGIPIFDWGVSKSKRKMAEANLDLTNNNINQDKQEFEQEIYLHVLNWSNQRDFLFTSEKAKEVATKRYDISKKRYILGKITITDLNIALQERDKAILQYLNSLEKFWRDYYILRQLTLYDFINDKKIEVDDILYD from the coding sequence ATGAAAAAAATTATCCCTATTCTCATTGTTGTTTTTCCCTTGTTTATATTCTCGCAATCAAAAAAAATAACACTTAGTGAAGCTATCGAGATCGCGCATAAAAAGTCACCAGATTACAAAACTAACTTAAATAGAAATCAGTCAAATTATTGGCGCTTTAGAAATTATAAAGCTCGTTTTCTACCTGAACTCACACTTGAGGCTACCTTGCCGGAATATAGAAATTCTGTACGTAGAATAACAAATGATGCCGGACAGGATGTATTTGTAAATCAAAATCAATTACTTATTGAAGGTGGTTTATCAATCTCTCAAAGTGTTCCTTACACTGGAGGTACTCTATCTATAAATACAAATCTGGAACGTGTAGAGCTTTTTGGGCTTAATGATAATATCGGATATTCCATTATTCCATTTTCTGTTAATTATTTTCAAAATTCAATTTTATATAACCCCTTTAAATGGGATAAAAGAATTGAACCGTTAATTTACGAAGAATCAAAAAGAGATTTTGTAGAAAATATGGAGCAAATATCTGTTAATACATCTCGTCGATATTTTGGATTACTTAAAGCTCAAATGCAATTAGAAATTGCGAAAATAAATTTATCAAATCAGGATACCTTGTATCAAATTGCAAAAGGTAGATTTAAAATGGGGAAAATTGCAGAAAATGAATTGTTACAAATGGAATTAGCTCTTTTAAATTCCAAAAACAATGTAACAACTAATACTGTTGAGTTTAAGAGAACCTCGCAAAATTTAGCCCGATATTTAGAATTAGGTACTGAAGATTTAGAATTAGACGTACCAAAAGATCTACCTCTTTTTGAGGTTGAAATTGACAAAGCTATAAATGAAGCACAAGCAAATCGAAAGGCGGTTATAGAATTTAGGAGAAAACGGTTGGAAGCAGAAAAAGAATTGGCATTTCAAAAAGGAAATAATCGGTTAAAATTAGGAATAAGAGCCAATTTTGGAATTTCTCAAAATGGAGATGACTTTAATAATCTTTTTAATAACTTTAATAAACAACAAAATATTTCAGTTTCAGTTGGCATACCTATATTCGACTGGGGTGTATCCAAGTCAAAACGCAAAATGGCTGAAGCTAATTTAGATTTAACTAACAACAATATTAATCAAGATAAACAAGAGTTTGAACAAGAGATTTACTTGCATGTATTAAACTGGTCTAACCAAAGAGATTTTTTGTTTACTTCAGAAAAGGCTAAAGAAGTTGCAACCAAAAGGTACGATATCTCTAAAAAAAGATATATACTTGGAAAAATTACTATCACAGATTTAAATATCGCTTTACAAGAGAGAGACAAGGCTATACTACAATACTTAAATTCTCTTGAAAAATTTTGGCGAGATTATTATATATTAAGGCAACTTACACTTTATGATTTTATTAATGATAAAAAAATTGAGGTTGACGATATTCTATACGATTAA
- the murQ gene encoding N-acetylmuramic acid 6-phosphate etherase, which yields MSFKKITEQDSNYNHLEKMSISELLSSINNEDKTVPLAVEKALPQIEKLIEQIVEKLRLGGRLFYMGAGTSGRLGILDASECPPTFGVSHNLVIGLIAGGDMAIRKSVEYAEDSLTQGWEDLQMYNVSSNDVIVGIAASGTTPYVIAALETCNKNNIVTGCITCNHNSPLSQTAQFPIEVIVGPEFVTGSSRMKAGTAQKLVLNMITTSTMIQLGHVKGNKMVDMQLSNNKLVDRGTKMVMGELKISEKEAQQLLKKYGSVRLAIKNYNNGN from the coding sequence ATGAGTTTCAAAAAAATCACAGAACAGGATTCCAATTATAATCATCTGGAAAAGATGAGTATTAGTGAATTATTAAGTAGTATAAATAACGAAGATAAAACAGTCCCTTTGGCTGTTGAAAAAGCACTTCCCCAAATAGAAAAACTAATAGAACAAATAGTGGAAAAGCTTAGATTAGGTGGACGACTATTTTATATGGGAGCAGGGACTAGTGGTCGTTTAGGTATTCTAGATGCATCGGAGTGTCCACCTACATTTGGTGTTTCTCATAACTTAGTAATTGGTCTTATTGCCGGCGGTGATATGGCAATTAGAAAATCTGTAGAATATGCAGAGGACTCTCTTACTCAAGGATGGGAAGATCTTCAAATGTATAACGTAAGTTCAAACGATGTCATAGTAGGTATTGCTGCTTCGGGTACTACCCCTTATGTTATAGCAGCACTAGAAACATGTAATAAGAACAATATCGTTACTGGCTGTATTACTTGCAATCATAATAGTCCATTATCTCAAACTGCACAATTCCCCATAGAAGTTATAGTAGGTCCAGAATTTGTTACAGGTAGTTCCAGAATGAAAGCAGGTACTGCTCAAAAATTAGTTCTTAATATGATAACAACGTCTACAATGATCCAACTTGGTCATGTAAAAGGAAACAAAATGGTTGATATGCAACTAAGCAATAATAAATTAGTTGATAGAGGTACTAAAATGGTCATGGGTGAATTAAAAATTTCAGAAAAAGAAGCTCAACAATTATTAAAAAAATATGGTAGTGTACGCTTAGCTATTAAAAATTATAATAATGGAAACTAA